In Pseudorasbora parva isolate DD20220531a chromosome 1, ASM2467924v1, whole genome shotgun sequence, the DNA window TGATTTCGGGGCTCTGGGCTCCGGGGCCGCGGCGGTGCGAGGGGACGACCCTTCCTTCGCCTCCGCCTTCGGGAGCTCCGCTCAGGGCCTGGAGCAGCTGATGGGGCCGGGGGGCGGCGGGCCGATGCTGGGCTCCGCGCTGGCCATGGTGCgctcacacacgctcactcgctcactcactcacacacacactatcactcattcactcagacacacacactcactcacacacacaaataatctgccaatggggtaagaaaaaaaatcttgttttctgtttgaattaagatctTACTCCATTTTTTCCGCTGCAGGATCTCGGCCATCCCATTGGCTCACAGTTCAGTAGCTCTTCTCCAATGACCATCGACGTCCCTCTGAGTGACATGAACCACGGCCTGTTGGGACACAACCAGCTGACCACCATCGACCAATCAGAGCTCAGCGCGCAGCTCGGCCTGAGCCTCGGGGGCGGTACCATCATGCCCCGCCCACAGTCACCTGACCAGCCGCTGTCCCCCAACGACTCGCCGTCCGACTCGCTGCACGACGACGACATGGACGATTTCAGACGGGTGGGggtttttattgtttgtttactatactaaacattttcattatatacaaaatatacattttctaaaATAAGACTCTTCAATTGCTTTAAAATCAAAGCCTAACCAAATTTGACATTGATATCACAAACATTTTGGGGTTTTGTTTAGGCGCAGTACCAAAAACAGCCACCGGGCAACACATGTAATTTTGCGTGTTCTCCTGTAACACATTGATACATTTGTGTCACTGTCACTTTCATCTCAAAACATTCGCCAAATATGAAACCTCGAGTCTcagacctttccgacgataGGTTACAGTTCAAATAAATTttgtaatatgaaacatgactccACCCACTAGGGGGAGGAGCCAGCCAATTGGTTTAAAGTACCGTTTTCGTTAACGCAATGTTCAgttttaaaacgtttttttttttcacaggatGAAGCATTTTGAAGCACTTTTGAGAGTTTCTGCTTTCGAATGATAAATAATTCAGTTGGGGGGGTtgacagttaaggggttaaGAACTTAATTGCGTGGATTATTTCGTATTTGTACGCCCAGGAGAACTATATTTTATCTAAACTATAAGGCTATGCAGGATATGTGATTTTTGCGTATGTGTGGTTTCAGTTATtcctatattttttttgtacatttagaATATGTATTATTACGTAGTTTTTGTTAAATCGTGACTTGGTTAACCGTGACTCCGCCCATTAGGGGGAGGAGCCAGCCAATCGGTTTAAACTACCGTTTTCGTTAACGCAGTGTCcaattttaaaagttttttcaCAGTGAAGCACTTttgagtgtttttgaatgaTATGTAATAtaggtgggggggggggggggggggggttgacagttaaggggttaaGAACATAATTATGTGGATTATTTCGTACTTGTACGCCCAGGAGATGTTCTCACGCAAGAAATctataatctaaaataaaaggcTGTGCACAATATGTGCTTTTTGTGTTCTTGTGTTTTGTTATtcctatatttttttgtaaatttagTATAAGTTTTTTTGGAGTGAATCGTGATTCGTTCGTATGCACATTTCACATGTCGGAgatgggacttttattttgatatttatagGTTAAATTTCGCCAAATATGAAACCTCAAAGCTCAGACCTTTCCGATGACAGGTTAcagttaaaatacattttgtaatgtGGAAATGACTCCACCCACTAGGGGGAGGAGCCAGCCAATTGGTTTAAAGTACCATTTTCGTTAACGCAATGTTCAgttttaaacgttttttttcaTAGGATTAAGCACTTTTGAGtgtttgtactttttgtgaatGTATTTTTGGGGTGAATCGTTGTTCATACGCACATTTCACTTGTCGAAgatgggacttttattttgatatttgaagTTTAAATTTCACCAAATATGAAACCTCGAGGCTCAGACCTTTCCGACGGACCTTTCAAGTTCCTTTCGGGTTACAGTTAAAATAAATTTTGTCATGTGGAAATGACTCCACCCACTAGGGGGAGGAGCCGGCCAATCGTTTAAAGTAAAGGAAAAAAAGCTTGTTTGGTGGTCCATAATTGATCTCTGTTTCCTGTCTCCGCTCCTCAGAGTGTGCTGGTGGATTCTCCCGTATCTCTGTCCGTGTCTCCGGGAGTCATCGCGCTCTCGCCGTCTCTACCGGATCAGCCCGCCGTCCCAGCATCCTCCACTCCCACACGGAAAGGAGTCGGCGGGAAAAAGGGCAGGAAGAAGAAAGACCCAAACGAGCCGCAGAAACCGGTGTCGGCGTACGCGCTGTTCTTCAGGGACACGCAGGCCGCCATCAAGGGCCAGAATCCCAACGCCACATTCGGAGAGGTCTCCAAGATCGTCGCCTCCATGTGGGACAGTTTGGGAGAAGAGCAGAAACAGGTGCGTTAAAGATGCTTCAAGAAGATGGACTAATGAGTGCATTTGagttttctcacacacacacacacacacacagatcaaacTCTTCATGTTTTTCTTTCTCAGGTGTACAAGAGGAAGACTGAAGCGGCCAGGAAGGAGTATCTGAAGGCACTGGCGGCTTATAAAGCCAATCAGCTGTCGCAGGTGAAGTGCAGACGGACAGGAACATTCAGTATTTCATTTCCAGATTTAATTTGGGTTTTAAATGCCTGGGTTATTATCAGAGCTAATGTATGGCTCAGTGTTTACTCATGAAACGactgaagtctttatgagtgagtcattgaatcattcactcaagagattcattcaaaaacgctgattcatccagtaatgaaacgagtgaagtctttgtgagtgagtcattgaatcattcactcaaaccAATTTTCTTTAAATATTCATTCTAATTAACCCGCCCAGTTGTTAAATGTGGTCTGTTTCGATGTTCCGCAGCAGCCGACTATTGAAGTGTTAGACGCCCCGCCATCTCCGCCTCCTCCAGCCGTTGCTCCGCCTCCCGAACCCACGCCGGCCCCGTCCCGCTCGTCCCGCATCCCCGTACACGCGCCCGACAACAACACCATCACCAACATCTGCACGTCCAACATCATCCTCGACCTGCCGCAGGTGACGACGCGCTCGCGCACGGGCGCGCACAAACCCCAGGCCCCGCCCCCAGCCCCACCCACCGTCGGCAAGATCATCATCTCCAAGCAACAGCTTCAGTCGCCGCGGCAACCCCCGCCCCTCCAGCAGATGCAGAACACGCCGCCCCCGCCGCGGCTGCAGCAGATGGTGCACTCCCCGGCTCCGCCCCCTCTGCAGGCCAAACCGCGGGTCGCCATGGCGCCGCCGCCGCTGCAGATCAAGATCGTCCCGCAGACCGACGCCAGCGCGCCGATAATCGTGACGACAGCGGCGCTCGCATCATCAGTGCAGGTGCCGCAACCTGCCGCCATCGTCACCGCCCTGTCGCCGTCGGCAACGGAGGACACGGCCGAGGAAGCGGTGAGTCAACTAAACGAACAACTAATCGTTTAAAAATAGAATgtaaacaaaacccattcataaaaatggcttaaacaattaatttatagaaatgtttctgtttatttttaaatgattgaaaTATGAATTTAAAACATAGATCAGAGGAGttactgactgtgtgtgtgtgtgtgtgtgtgtgtgtcagatggagGTGGAGCTGAGTGTTTCTCCGGCTCCGGCCGCGACTCCTGCTGGCGctccgagtgtgtgtgtgcgcgccggCTGCAACAACCCTCCTATAGAGAGCAAAGACTGGGACAGAGAATATTGCAGCAACGAGTGTGTGGCTACTCACTGCAGgtacacacactccctcacacacacactcactctcactcacacacacacacacacacatactctcacttacacacaatcacactcactcacacacacacacacacacacacacacttaaacacaTACTCAAAGACAAAGCAGGTGCAGgtacacacactcaatcactcactcacactcactcacactcactcacactcactcacactcactcactcacactcacactcactcacactcactcactcactcactcactcactcacactcactcacactcactcacactcactcacactcactcacactcactcacactcactcacactcactcacactcactcacactcactcactcacactcactcacactcactcacactcactcactcactcactcacactcactcacactcactcacactcactcacactcactcacactcactcacactcactcactcactcactcactcactcactcactcacactcactcacactcactcactcactcacactcactcacactcactcacactcactcactcactcactcactcactcacacacacacatgcttaaaattacacacacactcacacactcactcactcacactcactcactcactcactcactcactcactcactcactcactcacatgcttaaaattacacacacactcacacactcactcactcactcactcacactcactcactcactcactcactcactcactcactcactcactcacatgcttaaaattacacacacactcacacactcactcactcacactcactcactcactcactcactcactcactcacacacacacatgcttaaaattacacacacactcacacactcactcactcacactcactcactcactcactcactcactcactcactcactcacacactcacacacatgcttaaaattacacacacacatacacacacactcactcactcactcactcactcactcacacacacatacttacacacacacatttacactctttcacacagtcacaaacacttacgcacacttacacacacacacacgcacttacttacacacacacacacacgcacacactcactaacacacagatattctcacacacactcacactctctctcacttacacacacacttaaacaaacacactctctctctctctctctctcacacacacacacacacacacacactctcaatcTTATTTTTTACTGCAGATACAAAATgaatcctcataaatattgtGATGATTTGACTCAGTTCAGTCAGTCAGCATTAACTCtccgtgtgcgtgtgtgtgtgtgtgtgtgtgtcctgcagGGATGTGTTCATGGCCTGGTGTGCGATCAGAGGACAGAACTCCACCACAGTCACATAGACGATCAGCCGCCGCCGCCGccgcttctggagccgctcatGACCAGACTGTTTAAAACCGCTCGAGGGTTTCCCGCTCGATTCAGTTTCATCTCCCGGAGGTCTGCGGTTGCTACGGTTACCGTCACTGCGGAGCTCCAGCATCACTCCGAACATTCTCAAAGCGGTTTCGCATATTTATTGTGGTTTTGTTGCAGTAATTATTGccgcatttggcagatgcttttatccaatgGGAGCCGTACGTCATTCCCTGGAGATCGATCACATGACCTTCTGCACTCACTGCGCGACAGAAACTACCGATATTATACTCTGATCATGAACAACTGATTTTTCTTCCATTTTTGGACCTTTGTTTCATCATCATCTCGGTTGTGTGGAGGAGTGTGTGAATAATCACATGGGAAAAATAAAGGAAAAGACATGAAATGAAACTGTGCTGTGTTTGATCTGCTTCTCCGTCTGTGATTGTGTCGATTCTTCCATTAAAACCTGTTACCTACCGCGATTATGACGCATTATAATAGTTAATTAAGTATTATTACAGCAGAAACTTTCATCTGGTTTAAACTTAAATCCCTGTGAGATTTTCGGTAAAAACGTAAAAAAAACTTTACCGTGAAAATATGGTAAAATTTTAGGTTGTACAGGACCGCACTTAGTTTACAGTTCAAAACcgtataatttaaaggtttatattgtaataaatgtgtgtacgttgtaaaaaaaaaaaaaaaaactggttacatttgcagtaaaaaaaaaaaaaaacctgccagCTATGCTTGCCAGAAATTTACCGTAAAAAAATACGGTAGCAAAATTTTAGCTATAAATTTACAGGAAAACGTATTTTATTACTAttggaataaaacattttttttaggttttataGGACCGCACTTAGTTAACCGTATATTTTACAGTACAAaaccatataatttaaaggtgtaTATCGTAATAaatgtgtacactgtaaaaaataataatttaaatttacaGCTGTGCTTGCTAGAAATtaaccgtaaaaaaatatggtagcaacattttaggttttacagatttaagttaaatttaaaattaaaaaaaaaattcacaatgtTAAATGACCAAACTATTGAACTTTTGATATAGTGTGCCAACCACCAATCACATTGGAGATGAGTCACATGATTAATCACTACTCGTATACAGAAGGTGCACAGTCTCTCACACACTAAACACCATCACACACATTTCaaacatgcaataaacattCAACAAAGAAGAGACCgttatttcaacaaaaatcCGTCAAATGTGAAGTGTCAGGGAATTATGGGAATGTCAATATACAGTTTTTCACTTTTTCACTTCCAAAAACTACATTTAAcagtattttaatgtaaaattacaTTCAATGTATATTACAGTTATTTACCGTATATAGTACAGAAACTTTCAGTTGACCAAATTTTCatgaaataaaaacacaatcatTTTTACAGTCTATCCTGTTAAAATCACAATCATTTTTAGTctttactgtaaaaattattgtgatttttttttacagtaaagtcTAAAAAGATCACAATTTTAACGGTaaagactgtaaaaatattGCGATTTTAACAGTAAAGACTAAAAATTATCGTGATCGATTGTGATTTTATTTCGTGAAATTTCGTGAAACGTCTTTACCGTTAAAATCACTATTTTTTGTCTTTACAGTTAAATCACGATCATTTTTTACCTGATTTACCATTAAAATCCCGaatttttttgtctttactgttaaaataacaaaaaaatttaCAGTCTTTACAATTAAAATCACAATAATTTTTAGTCTTTAGTGTTAAAATCAGGATCATTTTTTACCGTTGTTTTTAGTGAATTATGTGATTTACACACACTACTagttttaaaattataattgtaCATAACGTAAAATACATTGTTTATAATCAAACTTCTTAAAATTATATCCAGACAGTGTTTCTCAAGCAGGACAATGTACAATTTATtaaaagatatatttttaataacaactAGTATGATTGAAAACGCCTTgacttaaaatattaaaaaacactaatatactgtatcccccccccccagttCCTATTAATTTTATTGAAGAATATACAGTTCttgttaaattaatttgtaCAGCGATTATGACATAAGTCGTCattataattaaataagaaACTTTGATTTGGTTTAAAACTTAATTGTTaaaatttttgtttttcatatttatgttactgttcttttatgtggtttatgcaaaataacattttgatgaTTAATTTTACACAATTGTTTACTAATTTGAGATACTGTATTAAAACTTATTGGTGAATTCTGCCCTTATATTTGTGTAATTGTTCTTTTTCTGTGATTTATGCAAAATactaatttataaaaaataaaaaaataaaaataattgtacaTTACTGTTTTAGATTACTAAATTTTTGATTATAGTATATGCATTGTTTataaacaaacttctttttaaCATGACATTTAAGATTTGTTTTAATGAATTCTGCCATTTATctaatttttctttttatgcAAAATAATAGTTTACTATTAgagattgttttaaaaaacttcGCATTCAGACAGTTTTTCATTATCAGGATGAcctaaaaagtattaaaatatatatatttttaacaacaTATGGATTAATATAGTAAAACAATCTTACTAAAAAAAGACTATAAAAGATTTTGACTgaaatcatatttatatatttttccccTCATTTCCTATTGATTTTATTGAAGAATATACTGTTCTTAAAACGTTTGTTATTGTAACATTTATTTGTTCAGCGACTATGACAGATTATAATAGTTTCAGAGGAAGTCCTCATAACTATTATATCAAAAAAATTGATCTCCTTCAAAACCTATTTATTAAAACAGTTGTTTTTAGTGAATTCTCTCATATTTATGTAACTTTTAATTTATGTGGTTTatgcaaaataacattttaaaaatgattaattttACATAATTGTTTACTCTTTTAgattgtttattaaaaaaaacctgaTTCAGACAGTTTTTCAGAATCAGGATGActtaaaaaatattcaaatacatatttttaataatattaactaGTATAGttaataaagtaaaacaatattacttaattaaaatactAAAAAAGACTAAAAGTTGTCGACTGAAatcatatttatgtatttttcccCTCAGTTCGGATTTTATTGACGAAATACAGTTCTTGAAATGTAtgttattgtaaaataaattgttgtttattaacttattttttattaatgtccGTTAAGGACAAACCGTTTTTTTCATCTTATTTGAAAGAGGCAAACCCACGTGCTCTGGTGGAACTCGCGCTCTTTCGAATGACACTAGATGGCGGGAAAAAAAAGCCGTGCTCGCGGACGGCCGGAACACGGTGACGTGAGGGTGAAGGCGGAGCGTAGCATGTGACCGCGACGGCGCGATTTCATTTGTCGCTGACCTGATGACGTGGCACCCAGGGCGGGAGTTTTCTGCCAGGGAGGGAAAACGCAGGAAAACAAAAGCCATAATAAATACCACCAATGATTTTAAACATTGAATATATAGCTAATAAATGAGCGCAGACTTGTTCGTTTTTTAATCCGCCATTTTAAACAGATCATTAGCGTTGTTTtagtacaaaataataataatacatataatacacatacaataataataataatacacataaCACAAAATGGCAgcgtaaataaataaatattttcgaacacaaagaaattaatttaattaatttaaacgaATAAAAATaggtaattaaaaacaaatgtataattcataaatatattaaatagagCAGAAAGGGGGCGGAGCTAAAGATCGGACACACATGCGTGTTTTAACATGATATTATtcacttcatcatcatcacactgcacacacacaccgaatGAGCACTtaaaactgtacattttaaaGAAGTCGTCGTCTTTTTAATAGACACCGGGGAAATTATTGaataattatttttcatattttcgatttttttttttcgcgTTTGTTGTTCTATCGTCCGGTAGTGAGTAGAAACAGTGCAAATCAcacgagagagtgtgtgtgcgtgtgtataagtgtgtgagagtgtgtttgttccctcagtgtgtgtgttgatgtgatATTATGGCGGTGAATCTGGATAAAGAAGCGTTTTACCGCCGCATCAAGCGACTCTACGGCAACTGGAAGGTACAGAAAGCTCGACGCCCGTCACAAACATCGCTAACGCTTCATATCGAGCATATTATATCATAATTATTCATGTATGATGTGTTTAAAGTCGCGTATGTGATGCTGGaaatcctcacacacacacacacatatacatacacacacattctcaGGCCTCATTTCCATATAACTGTTATATAAACACACTCGATCGACTCGGTGTGTTTCTGATATGATctgtagagtgtgtgtgttttgttgttttctttattaaatCGCTGGAGTTTGCGGTTATTTCAAACCATTTGTGTGGCTAGCATAGCGGCTAGTGTTAGCATGTTTAGCAtggtatatgtatatgtgttagCATGGTAGCATACAATGTTTCCACGCCATTTCCGCTCGGGTTTTATTCGCGCTAATGAAGTTAACGATAGTGTAAATagtctgtgtgtgttcagtagATGTTTATCACATTAATTTGTGATTTTAATGCGAGACTTTTGTGTGGTGTAGCATGTAGCTGTGAGCTAGCTCATATTAAGACATGCTGCaggtggcaaaaaaaaaaatcaagttaaTTTGAAAAAATGTCCTGGTCTAATGCTGCTCCTCCTGGACTGTTGAAGCTACATCCACCAAACTCAGACTAGACCTCCAGACGGTTCTGACTGCAGTTACTTTATATTTTCAGACTGATCCTACTTAAAGTTCTCCTAAAAATGCTAATCTAAACTTGGAAAAATCCCATAGACTTTCATTGACGGGAGTGTTCAGATGAGCCAAGACCGTTCAAACTCCAACTGACTAAATTCAAATTTTGACAGTTAGAGGGGCTCattagtctgtctgtctgtctgtctatctatctatctatctatctatctatctatctatctatctatctatctatctatctatctatctatctatctatctatctatctatctatctatctatctatctatctatctatctatttcaTTGACGGGAGTGTTCAGATGAGCCAAGACTGTTCAAACTCCAACTGACTAAATTCAAATTTTGACAGTTAGAGAGGCTCAAtagatatctatctatctatctatctatctatctatctatctatctatctatctatctatctatctatctatctatctatctatatctctATAATAATTTCGAACTACCTATCTAGAAAATCGAACACCCTAACAACCGCCTTAAACACCATGGCAACCAgacagaacaccttagcaaacGCATGgcaacatcctagcaaccatCTAACAAGaacttatctatctatctatctgaacaccctagcaaccgcctaaaACACCATGGCAACTGCCTAACAACCAGACAGAACATCCAGGCAGCagcatagcaaccacccagaataccctagcaaccacctgagtaccctagcaaccatccagcaATAATTTATCAATGCTTCTATCAATCTCTTTCTATTCTGTCAATTTGTTTTGTatcttatttattaaaactaCTAAACTTAAACTGTTTAACTATTTGGCTAGGCTTTTTCAAGCCAACTTAAAGTGTTAGTCTACAAACTTTTATATCTTAGTTGTTGTTATGGTATGTTTTTGTTTACGACAAATATCAAAAGGCTCAATCTTGAGCAATCTTGTGCTTTTCTACTTGCGCTGTTATAtggttcactgcaaaaatgctcttcttacttagtcaaaatatctaaaaattcttacattaagaaacatttacgaCACAAGTAAAAAACGTtttgttttggggggaaaataactcaaaatgaagagagtttttgcttaaaataagataaataatctgccaatggggtgagaaaaataatcttgttttctgtttgaattaagattatttttctcaccccattggcagattatttatcttattttaatcaaaaactcgactagaaac includes these proteins:
- the tox4b gene encoding TOX high mobility group box family member 4b isoform X1; this translates as MDLNFYSDLSDGAGQPGDPEFLDPQAFNGFDAVQKFPGGNDNYLSISGEAHHFLSASETFHTPSLGDEEFEIPPISLDPDSALGVSDFGALGSGAAAVRGDDPSFASAFGSSAQGLEQLMGPGGGGPMLGSALAMDLGHPIGSQFSSSSPMTIDVPLSDMNHGLLGHNQLTTIDQSELSAQLGLSLGGGTIMPRPQSPDQPLSPNDSPSDSLHDDDMDDFRRSVLVDSPVSLSVSPGVIALSPSLPDQPAVPASSTPTRKGVGGKKGRKKKDPNEPQKPVSAYALFFRDTQAAIKGQNPNATFGEVSKIVASMWDSLGEEQKQVYKRKTEAARKEYLKALAAYKANQLSQQPTIEVLDAPPSPPPPAVAPPPEPTPAPSRSSRIPVHAPDNNTITNICTSNIILDLPQVTTRSRTGAHKPQAPPPAPPTVGKIIISKQQLQSPRQPPPLQQMQNTPPPPRLQQMVHSPAPPPLQAKPRVAMAPPPLQIKIVPQTDASAPIIVTTAALASSVQVPQPAAIVTALSPSATEDTAEEAMEVELSVSPAPAATPAGAPSVCVRAGCNNPPIESKDWDREYCSNECVATHCRDVFMAWCAIRGQNSTTVT
- the tox4b gene encoding TOX high mobility group box family member 4b isoform X2 yields the protein MDLNFYSDLSDGAGQPGDPEFLDPQAFNGFDAVQKFPGGNDNYLSISGEAHHFLSASETFHTPSLGDEEFEIPPISLDPDSALGVSDFGALGSGAAAVRGDDPSFASAFGSSAQGLEQLMGPGGGGPMLGSALAMDLGHPIGSQFSSSSPMTIDVPLSDMNHGLLGHNQLTTIDQSELSAQLGLSLGGGTIMPRPQSPDQPLSPNDSPSDSLHDDDMDDFRRSVLVDSPVSLSVSPGVIALSPSLPDQPAVPASSTPTRKGVGGKKGRKKKDPNEPQKPVSAYALFFRDTQAAIKGQNPNATFGEVSKIVASMWDSLGEEQKQVYKRKTEAARKEYLKALAAYKANQLSQPTIEVLDAPPSPPPPAVAPPPEPTPAPSRSSRIPVHAPDNNTITNICTSNIILDLPQVTTRSRTGAHKPQAPPPAPPTVGKIIISKQQLQSPRQPPPLQQMQNTPPPPRLQQMVHSPAPPPLQAKPRVAMAPPPLQIKIVPQTDASAPIIVTTAALASSVQVPQPAAIVTALSPSATEDTAEEAMEVELSVSPAPAATPAGAPSVCVRAGCNNPPIESKDWDREYCSNECVATHCRDVFMAWCAIRGQNSTTVT
- the tox4b gene encoding TOX high mobility group box family member 4b isoform X3, which produces MEFPGGNDNYLSISGEAHHFLSASETFHTPSLGDEEFEIPPISLDPDSALGVSDFGALGSGAAAVRGDDPSFASAFGSSAQGLEQLMGPGGGGPMLGSALAMDLGHPIGSQFSSSSPMTIDVPLSDMNHGLLGHNQLTTIDQSELSAQLGLSLGGGTIMPRPQSPDQPLSPNDSPSDSLHDDDMDDFRRSVLVDSPVSLSVSPGVIALSPSLPDQPAVPASSTPTRKGVGGKKGRKKKDPNEPQKPVSAYALFFRDTQAAIKGQNPNATFGEVSKIVASMWDSLGEEQKQVYKRKTEAARKEYLKALAAYKANQLSQQPTIEVLDAPPSPPPPAVAPPPEPTPAPSRSSRIPVHAPDNNTITNICTSNIILDLPQVTTRSRTGAHKPQAPPPAPPTVGKIIISKQQLQSPRQPPPLQQMQNTPPPPRLQQMVHSPAPPPLQAKPRVAMAPPPLQIKIVPQTDASAPIIVTTAALASSVQVPQPAAIVTALSPSATEDTAEEAMEVELSVSPAPAATPAGAPSVCVRAGCNNPPIESKDWDREYCSNECVATHCRDVFMAWCAIRGQNSTTVT